GATTGAAAAAAATCACCGGTAAAAACTATGTGGAGCGGGCCGTGATCAAAGCCATCCGGCACAATATCGCCATTTACGCCGTCCATACCGCACTCGACAACCATCGAAATGGTGTGAATAAAATCTTCTGTGATGCGTTGGGATTGACCCATACACGCATCCTGGTACCTAAGAAGGACTTCATCCGCAAACTCGTAACCTACACCGTTCCCGAAAATGCCGATGCCGTGCGCCAGGCCCTTTTCGCAGCCGGTGCGGGCAACATCGGCAATTACTCCGAATGCAGCTTCAACTCCGAAGGTATCGGCACGTATCGCGGAAATGAAGAAAGCGATCCGGTGGTAGGGCAAAAAGGTGAATGGACGCAAACGGCCGAAACCCGCATCGAAGTCACTTTTGAAAAACATCTCGAATCTCGCATCCTAAAGGCCCTTTTCCAAAGCCACGTATACGAAGAAGTTGCCTACGAAATCTATGATACCCGCAATGCCCACCAAAACATCGGTTTAGGCATGGTGGGCGAACTGGAGACGCCAATGCCTGAAGCTGAATTCCTGAAGTTTGTAAAAGACAAAATGGGAGCGGGCGGTATCCGGCATTCTGACTTCCTGGGGCGCGAGGTACGTACCGTCGCCGTATTGGGTGGTTCCGGC
This genomic interval from Flavobacterium sp. HJ-32-4 contains the following:
- a CDS encoding Nif3-like dinuclear metal center hexameric protein, which produces MTLKDCLAVLEEMAPLAYAEDFDNVGLLVGDAAADVTGILVCHDALEDVIDEAVAKKCNLVVCFHPILFSGLKKITGKNYVERAVIKAIRHNIAIYAVHTALDNHRNGVNKIFCDALGLTHTRILVPKKDFIRKLVTYTVPENADAVRQALFAAGAGNIGNYSECSFNSEGIGTYRGNEESDPVVGQKGEWTQTAETRIEVTFEKHLESRILKALFQSHVYEEVAYEIYDTRNAHQNIGLGMVGELETPMPEAEFLKFVKDKMGAGGIRHSDFLGREVRTVAVLGGSGSFAIGDAIRAGADVFLTADLKYHQFYEAEGKIVLADIGHFESERYTKNYIVDYLTEKMPTFAIILSEVNTNPVKYV